The Caldalkalibacillus salinus genome has a segment encoding these proteins:
- a CDS encoding diacylglycerol kinase family protein yields the protein MKEVLQSFKYAIEGIVYVFQTQQNMKIHFAVSVFVLLLSVFLDVSTYQLLFVFSSIVLVMCMELMNTAVEKVVDLITEDYHQNAKIAKDVAAGAVLFAALFATIIGVYVFIPPIVDLLSLPVTIPVETIMITLVLIIFFLFWLKKRKG from the coding sequence ATGAAAGAGGTCCTACAAAGTTTTAAATACGCGATCGAAGGCATCGTATACGTATTCCAAACCCAACAAAATATGAAAATACACTTCGCCGTTAGCGTATTCGTTCTTCTCCTTTCCGTTTTCTTAGACGTTTCTACCTATCAGTTGTTATTTGTTTTCTCCTCCATCGTGTTGGTCATGTGTATGGAACTGATGAATACCGCAGTTGAAAAGGTGGTCGATCTCATCACTGAGGACTATCATCAGAATGCTAAGATCGCCAAAGATGTAGCGGCAGGTGCCGTCCTTTTTGCTGCCCTGTTTGCAACGATTATCGGCGTATACGTGTTTATCCCCCCGATTGTAGACCTGCTCTCTCTTCCGGTCACCATACCCGTTGAGACCATCATGATTACGTTAGTGCTTATCATCTTTTTCTTATTTTGGTTAAAAAAAAGGAAGGGGTAG
- the ybeY gene encoding rRNA maturation RNase YbeY, with protein sequence MVEILLTDKHQYITGEQQNLIEELLQTAAKVEHIEQGEVSITLVNLKEIQELNLSYREKDKPTDVLSFPMEDDDDIFLAEGEPRMLGDIIISIPRAQEQATEYGHSFERELGFLVVHGFLHLIGYDHESEAEAQEMFSRQEEILEKHGLVR encoded by the coding sequence ATGGTCGAAATACTCTTAACGGACAAGCACCAATATATCACAGGTGAACAACAGAACTTAATAGAAGAACTGCTACAAACAGCCGCAAAAGTAGAGCATATTGAACAAGGCGAAGTATCCATCACACTTGTAAATCTGAAAGAAATACAAGAATTAAATCTCTCATATCGGGAAAAGGATAAGCCGACAGATGTTTTGTCCTTTCCGATGGAGGACGATGATGATATCTTTCTGGCAGAAGGTGAGCCACGGATGTTAGGAGATATCATTATTTCCATACCGAGGGCACAAGAACAGGCCACAGAGTATGGCCACTCCTTTGAACGTGAATTAGGGTTTCTCGTTGTTCATGGTTTTCTGCATTTGATTGGCTACGACCATGAATCAGAAGCGGAAGCCCAAGAGATGTTTTCCAGACAAGAAGAAATATTAGAGAAGCATGGTCTAGTGAGATAA